One genomic region from Reichenbachiella ulvae encodes:
- a CDS encoding RHS repeat domain-containing protein has translation MGQELLQPQVPLPPEAAAISKFGDIDVSLYTGTPSISIPIYTINTGDVELPISLDYHASGNKVTEEASWVGLGWSLNAGGVITRDIRGSDDLTSGTGFLAHVNDLPLPPPINNDCNIAWDVDSDGVAEMYLWETENSEKDYFPTMSPYNNNDWSSDLYSVSYPAGVGKFIIVGANEQQTLIHSDAKIERKNSGSTTNWEITDEKGTVYKYESKQYSNIDEQKYITAWYLTSIVPVKGENSKITFEYSSALNVQGIPKLIQLVRTGNPCNQPLTSESIQSVDFDVFYPEKITFPNGYVEFIEDTANPRLDLSGAKRLRYIKVYSSINGVDQLIKTVELETSYFEASGSTGYANKISLDDEANLISKRLKLEALTINDGRYDFSYNGKNLLPKTSYGIDHWGYANRASNSTLVPDNEARPGADREVHEDYVESNVLSSIQYPTGGKTDFVFEPHLLGIISGDTKWVMQEKKEYVRIGYQQYATELITPSTSPNFDYTYNLEVPSNLSGTMQCKASFSAIGPYSFGTASLTINGNGNQTFHNLPQGTEVNFQQYLEGGNYLLQFNLPSGASGIDMDPESGNAMLYFEVIWEELVEVPVADYLEYGPGLRIKQIINDDGDGQITTKNYSYGGGELMVKTVYSYPNYCETTSGRTVGLEMHSRPVYDENLFNGSIVGYDKVTVELGGEGSIGKEVYNYYNERPYESVHYNPFSCSVAVQPGSLPTLPIIRPLETPFFADMQNGNLLSKEVYKANDSGQPIYTLVNTYSDSEMSDNSKVFHQILLHTHFETVNPDWNSGSHVETVMFFYPINSDKNQLISKVESDLDNGQWITKTTNFFYGSDQHLQIVKEEHSSSSGGTQAISYRYSEDYAGGALTGLIGRNMVGVPIETFRWVNDRITGASAVSFDEDELPSDFYSLEIVNPLDNFSGSSNGVSFDAYELKASILTRDAGGNVTSQQMANNTVTSFIWGYNSKYPVAKVEGANYSEISSYASNIQSKSNLDDDTCQGTTGCDEANLRAALNALRNGVSGAMVTTYTYDPLVGMTSQTDSNGRTTYYEYDDFGRLERVIDDEGNPVSAYEYNYKNQ, from the coding sequence ATGGGGCAGGAATTATTACAACCTCAAGTGCCTTTGCCTCCTGAAGCTGCTGCTATATCTAAATTCGGTGATATTGATGTGTCTCTATACACAGGAACGCCATCGATTTCTATTCCAATTTATACAATTAACACTGGAGATGTTGAATTGCCAATATCTTTGGACTATCATGCTTCAGGTAACAAAGTTACAGAAGAAGCCAGCTGGGTAGGACTAGGATGGTCACTAAATGCAGGAGGTGTCATTACTAGAGACATTCGTGGTAGTGATGATTTGACATCTGGTACTGGTTTTTTGGCCCATGTCAATGATTTGCCATTACCTCCTCCTATTAATAATGATTGTAATATAGCCTGGGATGTTGATAGCGACGGGGTGGCTGAGATGTATCTCTGGGAAACTGAGAATTCTGAAAAGGATTATTTTCCTACCATGTCTCCATATAATAATAATGATTGGTCTTCTGATTTATATTCCGTTTCATATCCTGCTGGCGTTGGAAAATTTATTATCGTAGGTGCCAATGAACAGCAAACTTTGATTCATTCGGATGCTAAGATTGAAAGAAAGAATAGTGGAAGTACGACCAATTGGGAAATTACTGATGAAAAAGGGACAGTGTACAAATATGAAAGCAAACAGTATTCAAATATTGATGAGCAAAAGTATATTACAGCCTGGTATTTGACTTCAATTGTACCAGTCAAAGGTGAAAACAGTAAAATAACATTTGAATATTCAAGTGCTTTAAATGTACAAGGAATTCCTAAACTTATTCAACTAGTTAGAACTGGGAATCCTTGTAATCAACCATTGACAAGTGAATCCATACAATCAGTAGATTTCGATGTTTTTTATCCGGAAAAGATAACTTTTCCTAATGGCTATGTCGAATTTATAGAAGATACGGCCAATCCTAGATTGGATCTTTCAGGGGCAAAAAGATTAAGGTATATCAAAGTTTATTCTAGCATTAATGGTGTTGATCAATTGATAAAAACTGTTGAGCTAGAAACAAGTTATTTTGAGGCAAGTGGCAGTACAGGGTATGCCAATAAAATATCATTAGATGATGAAGCGAACCTTATATCCAAAAGATTAAAATTAGAGGCATTGACTATCAACGATGGTAGATATGACTTCTCCTATAATGGTAAAAATCTATTACCAAAGACATCATATGGGATAGATCACTGGGGCTATGCCAACAGGGCAAGTAATAGCACCCTTGTGCCTGATAATGAGGCTAGACCTGGTGCAGATAGGGAGGTACATGAAGATTATGTAGAATCAAATGTTTTGTCTTCTATTCAATACCCGACTGGGGGTAAAACAGACTTTGTGTTTGAACCGCATTTGTTAGGGATTATATCTGGCGACACAAAGTGGGTCATGCAAGAAAAAAAGGAATATGTAAGGATTGGTTATCAGCAATATGCTACAGAATTAATTACTCCGTCTACATCTCCGAATTTTGATTATACCTATAATCTGGAGGTTCCATCTAATCTGTCGGGAACTATGCAGTGCAAAGCCAGTTTTTCTGCAATTGGTCCTTATAGTTTTGGTACAGCATCCCTCACAATTAATGGGAACGGAAATCAAACTTTTCATAATCTACCGCAAGGAACAGAAGTTAATTTTCAGCAATATTTAGAAGGTGGCAATTATTTGCTCCAGTTTAATCTTCCATCAGGTGCTAGCGGAATAGATATGGATCCAGAATCTGGAAATGCCATGTTGTATTTTGAGGTAATATGGGAGGAATTAGTAGAAGTACCAGTTGCCGATTATCTAGAATACGGTCCTGGACTAAGAATCAAACAAATCATAAATGATGATGGGGATGGCCAAATAACCACTAAAAATTATTCCTATGGGGGAGGGGAACTCATGGTGAAAACTGTCTATTCCTATCCAAATTATTGCGAAACTACAAGTGGTAGGACAGTGGGGCTTGAAATGCATTCCAGACCAGTATATGATGAAAATTTGTTCAATGGTAGTATTGTAGGATATGACAAGGTTACCGTAGAGCTAGGAGGTGAGGGGAGTATCGGTAAGGAAGTTTATAACTATTACAATGAAAGACCATATGAATCTGTACACTATAACCCATTCAGTTGTAGCGTCGCGGTACAGCCTGGTTCCTTGCCTACTTTACCAATAATTCGACCTCTTGAGACTCCTTTTTTTGCTGATATGCAAAATGGAAACTTGCTTTCTAAAGAAGTGTATAAGGCCAATGATTCTGGACAACCTATTTACACATTAGTTAATACTTATTCAGATTCTGAAATGTCTGACAATAGCAAAGTCTTTCATCAAATTTTATTGCATACTCATTTTGAAACGGTAAATCCAGATTGGAATTCTGGAAGTCATGTGGAGACAGTGATGTTCTTTTATCCAATCAATTCAGATAAAAATCAGTTGATCAGCAAAGTAGAGTCCGATCTTGATAATGGACAATGGATCACCAAAACCACCAATTTTTTTTATGGTTCTGATCAACATTTACAAATTGTTAAAGAAGAACATAGTAGTTCCAGTGGTGGAACTCAGGCGATTTCTTATAGATATAGTGAGGACTATGCAGGTGGAGCATTGACCGGATTGATTGGGAGAAACATGGTAGGTGTTCCCATTGAGACATTTAGATGGGTAAATGATAGGATAACAGGAGCAAGTGCGGTTAGTTTTGATGAAGATGAGTTACCTAGCGATTTCTATTCTTTAGAAATTGTCAATCCCTTGGATAATTTTTCAGGTTCTAGTAATGGTGTTTCCTTTGATGCTTATGAATTAAAGGCTAGTATTTTAACTAGAGATGCAGGGGGTAATGTAACCAGCCAGCAAATGGCCAACAATACTGTTACCAGTTTTATCTGGGGCTATAATTCGAAGTATCCTGTAGCTAAAGTAGAGGGAGCTAATTATTCAGAGATTTCGAGTTACGCTAGCAATATTCAAAGTAAATCAAATCTAGACGATGATACCTGTCAGGGAACCACTGGTTGTGATGAAGCCAATTTAAGAGCGGCCTTAAATGCTTTGCGCAATGGTGTAAGTGGAGCCATGGTCACCACCTATACCTACGATCCATTGGTAGGAATGACCAGTCAAACCGACTCGAACGGCAGGACGACCTACTACGAATATGATGATTTTGGCAGACTGGAACGTGTGATTGATGATGAGGGGAATCCAGTGTCGGCCTACGAGTACAATTACAAAAACCAATAA